In one Leptotrichia sp. OH3620_COT-345 genomic region, the following are encoded:
- the xseA gene encoding exodeoxyribonuclease VII large subunit: MDPTIFSVSEVNRAVKQFLEGTSTFKNMYIQGELSNITYYRSGHLYFTLKDDKASVKCAIFKYLYKNVPTDLKEGDHVKIMGNATIYEANGSFQIIAETLEKSNKAGSLYEKMEMLKKFYFEKGYFDDSNKKPLPLLPLNIGVVTAETGAAIKDIINTVHKRFKNINIYLYPSKVQGEGASAEIASGIEFFNKMKDNGQLDTDVIIIGRGGGSIEDLWAFNEEPVIEAVYTSEIPVISAVGHEIDNLLSDLVADRRAATPTQAAEILIPVKEEFINGLKIKKNTLNKFLLNKISFVKKELEHRKNNYYIKNYISILNDKKLQLIEKERKISRELRRITEKSREQFNYRKNRFEKINLKFIIEQKKLYIEALEDKLNTAIQRKIKNLKDGLQYKNAKLSGYSVNDILKQGYTITRKNGKVIKRGIELSKSDNIEIQFSDIKVKSIIK, from the coding sequence ATGGACCCTACTATATTTTCAGTAAGTGAAGTAAACCGAGCAGTAAAACAGTTTCTTGAGGGAACATCAACTTTTAAAAATATGTATATTCAAGGAGAGCTGTCCAATATTACATACTATCGTTCGGGACATCTTTATTTTACTTTAAAAGATGACAAAGCCAGTGTAAAGTGTGCCATTTTCAAATATCTTTATAAAAATGTCCCCACTGACTTAAAAGAAGGCGATCATGTTAAAATAATGGGAAATGCTACAATATATGAAGCCAACGGTTCTTTCCAGATAATAGCTGAAACTCTTGAAAAAAGCAATAAAGCAGGTTCTCTTTATGAAAAAATGGAAATGCTTAAAAAATTCTATTTTGAAAAAGGATATTTTGATGATTCCAATAAAAAGCCTCTTCCTCTACTTCCTTTAAACATAGGAGTGGTAACCGCTGAAACGGGAGCTGCAATAAAAGATATAATAAATACAGTACATAAAAGATTCAAAAATATAAATATTTATCTTTACCCGTCAAAAGTTCAAGGTGAAGGAGCTTCTGCCGAAATTGCTTCAGGAATAGAGTTTTTTAATAAAATGAAAGATAACGGACAACTTGATACAGATGTCATAATAATAGGACGTGGCGGCGGTAGTATTGAAGATTTATGGGCTTTCAATGAAGAACCTGTGATAGAAGCTGTTTATACTTCTGAAATCCCTGTTATTTCAGCAGTGGGGCATGAAATTGACAATCTTCTGTCAGATTTAGTTGCCGACAGACGGGCAGCTACTCCCACTCAAGCTGCAGAAATACTTATCCCTGTAAAAGAAGAATTTATAAACGGACTGAAAATCAAAAAAAATACTTTAAATAAATTTCTTCTTAATAAAATCAGTTTTGTTAAAAAGGAACTCGAACATAGGAAAAATAATTATTATATTAAAAACTACATAAGTATCCTGAATGACAAAAAACTTCAGTTAATAGAAAAAGAGCGGAAAATATCAAGAGAACTTAGAAGAATTACTGAAAAATCAAGAGAACAATTTAATTATAGAAAAAATCGTTTTGAAAAAATAAATTTGAAATTTATAATTGAACAGAAAAAATTATATATTGAAGCTCTTGAAGATAAACTTAATACTGCTATCCAAAGAAAAATAAAAAATCTAAAAGATGGCTTACAATATAAAAATGCAAAATTATCAGGATATTCAGTGAATGACATTTTAAAACAAGGATATACAATAACAAGAAAAAACGGAAAAGTTATAAAAAGAGGAATCGAACTAAGTAAATCAGATAATATCGAAATACAATTTTCAGACATAAAAGTAAAAAGTATAATTAAATAA
- the pflA gene encoding pyruvate formate-lyase-activating protein — MVGYVHSFESFGTKDGPGIRFVLFLQGCPLRCLYCHNVDTWNISDKKYMMTPEEVMKEILKVKGFIKSGGVTISGGEPLIQPEFVKELFKLCRKNGIHTAIDTSGYMFNDKVKEVLEYTDLVLLDIKHINPNKYKTLTSVNLKNTLKFAQYLSDINKTVWVRYVLVPGYSDDEEDLHEWAKFVSRFENVIRVDILPFHQMGGYKWKEVGKEYKLENVKTPTKEEIKKAEEIFKSYGLNLGI, encoded by the coding sequence GTGGTAGGATATGTACATTCTTTTGAATCTTTCGGTACAAAAGATGGACCGGGAATTAGATTTGTTCTTTTTTTACAGGGATGTCCTTTGAGATGCCTTTATTGTCATAATGTGGATACATGGAATATCAGTGATAAAAAATATATGATGACTCCCGAAGAAGTAATGAAAGAAATTTTAAAAGTAAAAGGATTTATAAAAAGTGGAGGAGTTACAATTTCAGGGGGAGAACCATTGATACAGCCTGAGTTTGTCAAGGAATTATTTAAACTATGCAGAAAAAACGGTATTCATACAGCAATCGATACTTCAGGCTATATGTTTAATGATAAAGTCAAAGAAGTTCTTGAATATACGGATCTTGTTTTACTGGATATAAAACACATTAATCCAAATAAATACAAGACATTGACTTCGGTAAATCTGAAAAATACTTTGAAATTTGCACAGTACCTGTCAGATATAAATAAAACTGTATGGGTGAGATATGTGCTTGTTCCCGGGTATTCAGACGATGAAGAAGATTTGCATGAATGGGCGAAGTTTGTATCACGGTTTGAAAATGTAATAAGAGTTGATATTTTGCCGTTTCATCAAATGGGAGGATATAAATGGAAAGAAGTAGGAAAAGAATATAAACTTGAAAATGTTAAAACGCCTACAAAGGAAGAAATAAAAAAGGCGGAAGAAATTTTTAAATCATATGGTTTAAATCTGGGAATTTAA
- the uvrB gene encoding excinuclease ABC subunit UvrB, with the protein MDFKIHSKFQPTGDQPQAIDKIVENIENGITDQILLGVTGSGKTFTVANVIERINRPALIMAPNKTLAAQLYNEYKQFFPENAVEYFVSYYDYYQPEAYIMQTDTYIEKDSSINDEIDKLRHAATAALLNRRDVIIVASVSAIYGLGSPEAYKKRSIPIDVSTGFDRNELILRLISLRYERNDIAFERGKFRVKGDILDLHPSYQDTGYRFEFFGDDLENISEINTLTGKKIREIKRLTIMPATHYLSNEDSEKMFESIKSELHDRIAFFEKQNKLLEAQRIKQRTEYDLEMIAEIGYCKGVENYSRYLTGKNEGEAPDTLLDYFPEDMVVFLDESHISVPQINGMYKGDRARKESLINNGFRLPSAFDNRPLKFEEFFAKVPQVVYISATPSDYELEQSKDEIIEQLVRPTGIVEPDIDIRPTKNQIDDLMDEIKIRTGKKERVLVTTLTKKMAEELTDYYLEYGIKVKYMHSDIDTLERTEIIRGLRKGEFDVLVGINLLREGLDIPEVSLVAILEADKEGYLRSRRSLIQTMGRAARNVNGQVILYADTMTGSMKEAIDEVNRRREVQEKYNIENNINPQTIEREIAESILDYEIIKEDKAEKIKKDYKNQTEIEKEIKRLDKEIKKYAEELNFEEAIKLRDKMNELKNLILEL; encoded by the coding sequence ATGGATTTTAAAATACACTCTAAATTTCAACCTACAGGAGATCAGCCCCAAGCAATTGATAAAATAGTAGAAAATATTGAAAACGGTATTACCGACCAGATTCTTCTAGGAGTTACGGGCTCAGGAAAAACTTTTACGGTGGCAAATGTAATAGAGCGGATAAACCGTCCTGCATTAATAATGGCACCTAATAAAACACTGGCAGCTCAGCTGTATAATGAATACAAACAGTTTTTTCCTGAAAATGCAGTAGAGTATTTCGTTTCCTATTATGACTATTATCAACCTGAAGCATATATAATGCAAACTGATACATATATTGAAAAAGATTCTTCCATAAACGACGAGATAGATAAACTGCGTCATGCCGCAACAGCTGCACTTCTTAACCGCCGTGATGTGATAATAGTTGCCTCGGTCTCTGCAATATACGGTCTCGGATCACCCGAAGCATATAAAAAACGTTCTATTCCTATTGATGTATCTACAGGATTTGATAGAAATGAATTAATTCTCCGTCTGATTTCCTTAAGATATGAACGAAATGATATTGCCTTTGAAAGAGGAAAATTTCGTGTAAAAGGTGATATTCTTGATTTACATCCAAGTTATCAGGATACAGGATACAGATTTGAATTTTTTGGAGACGATTTGGAAAATATTTCTGAAATTAATACTCTTACAGGGAAAAAAATAAGAGAAATCAAACGTCTGACAATAATGCCCGCTACCCATTACTTATCCAACGAAGATTCTGAAAAAATGTTTGAAAGTATAAAATCAGAATTGCATGACAGAATAGCATTTTTTGAAAAACAAAATAAACTTCTTGAAGCTCAAAGAATAAAACAGCGAACGGAATATGATCTGGAAATGATAGCCGAAATCGGTTATTGTAAAGGAGTCGAAAATTACTCAAGATATCTTACGGGAAAAAATGAGGGTGAAGCTCCTGATACTCTTCTTGACTACTTTCCTGAAGATATGGTAGTATTTTTGGACGAGTCACATATATCAGTACCTCAAATAAACGGAATGTACAAAGGAGACAGGGCAAGGAAAGAATCTCTTATAAATAACGGTTTCAGACTCCCAAGCGCTTTTGATAACAGACCATTAAAATTTGAAGAATTTTTTGCCAAAGTTCCCCAAGTTGTTTATATTTCCGCTACTCCAAGTGATTATGAACTGGAGCAGTCTAAAGATGAAATAATTGAGCAGCTTGTAAGACCTACAGGTATTGTAGAACCTGATATCGACATCCGTCCTACTAAAAATCAGATTGATGATTTGATGGATGAAATAAAAATAAGAACCGGAAAAAAGGAACGTGTACTTGTAACCACTCTTACCAAGAAAATGGCTGAAGAACTTACCGATTATTATCTCGAATATGGTATAAAAGTAAAATACATGCACTCAGACATCGACACTCTTGAGCGTACTGAAATAATAAGAGGATTACGTAAGGGAGAATTTGATGTCCTTGTAGGTATAAATCTTTTAAGAGAAGGTCTTGATATTCCGGAAGTTTCTTTAGTGGCAATACTCGAAGCTGACAAGGAAGGATATCTGCGTTCAAGACGTTCACTTATTCAAACAATGGGAAGAGCTGCAAGAAATGTAAACGGACAGGTTATACTTTATGCCGATACCATGACAGGTTCTATGAAAGAAGCTATTGACGAAGTGAACAGACGTCGTGAAGTACAGGAAAAATACAACATTGAAAATAATATTAATCCACAAACTATAGAAAGAGAAATAGCGGAATCTATACTAGATTATGAAATTATAAAAGAAGATAAAGCTGAAAAAATTAAAAAAGATTATAAAAATCAGACTGAAATAGAAAAAGAAATAAAACGTCTTGATAAAGAAATCAAAAAATATGCTGAAGAACTGAACTTTGAAGAAGCAATAAAATTAAGGGATAAAATGAATGAATTGAAAAACTTGATATTGGAATTATAA
- a CDS encoding dCMP deaminase family protein, which yields MPKRKDYLSWDEYFMGIAFLSGMRSKDPSTQVGACIIDEDRKIIGIGYNGFPVGSSDDSMPWNKDGDFLDTKYPYVVHAELNAILNSIKSLKNCTIYVTHFPCNECAKAIVQSGIKKVIYFSDKHKSLSTTKASQTIFKNAGVITEYLKINKNEILIKFQD from the coding sequence ATGCCCAAAAGAAAAGACTATCTTTCATGGGATGAATATTTTATGGGAATTGCATTTTTATCAGGAATGAGAAGTAAAGATCCTTCTACTCAGGTAGGTGCATGCATTATTGATGAGGACAGAAAAATAATCGGAATTGGTTATAACGGTTTCCCTGTAGGAAGCTCTGATGACAGTATGCCATGGAATAAAGACGGAGATTTTTTAGATACAAAGTATCCTTATGTTGTCCATGCCGAACTTAATGCTATCTTAAACAGTATAAAATCTCTTAAAAATTGTACTATTTATGTAACACATTTTCCATGTAATGAATGTGCAAAGGCAATTGTCCAGTCAGGAATAAAAAAAGTAATCTATTTTTCCGATAAACATAAATCTCTTAGCACTACAAAAGCTTCACAAACTATTTTTAAAAATGCAGGAGTAATAACGGAATACTTAAAAATTAATAAAAATGAAATTTTAATAAAATTTCAGGATTAA
- the pflB gene encoding formate C-acetyltransferase produces MDAWRDFKEGNWIKEIDVTDFIKQNYTEYLGDESFLAGPTEATVKLWDSLKEKFKVEREKGIYDAETKIPSQIDAYGPGYINKDFEKIVGLQTDAPLKRAIFPNGGLRMVINSLEAFGYKMDPQTEEVFTKYRKTHNDGVFSAYTDSIRKARKTGIITGLPDAYGRGRIIGDYRRVALYGVDRLIAEREERFAKCDPIEMTEDLIRLREELFEQVKALKALKRMAEAYGYDISKPAENAQEAIQWTYFAYLAATKDQNGAAMSIGRVSTFLDIYIERDLKEGKITEQEAQEFMDHFVMKLRLIRFLRTPEYDALFSGDPVWVTESIGGMGMDGRSLVTKNSFRILHTLYNMGTSPEPNLTVLWSESLPENWKKYCAKVSIDTSSVQYENDDIMRPQFGDNYGIACCVSPMTIGQQMQFFGARVNLPKALLYAINGGKDEKSKLQVTPEGKFSKIEGEYLEYDEVWEKFDKLMDWLAETYVKALNIIHYMHDKYSYEALEMALHDVDIKRTQAFGIAGLSIIADSLAAIKYGKVKIVRDEEGDAVDYINEKEYVPFGNNDDRTDELAVKVVKVFMDKIRSHKMYRDAIPTQSVLTITSNVVYGKKTGNTPDGRRAGEPFGPGANPMHGRDTRGAVASLASVAKLPFEDANDGISYTFAITPETLGKNELEKKENLVGLLDGYFNQTGHHLNVNVFGRELLEDAMEKPENYPQLTIRVSGYAVNFVKLTKEQQLDVINRTISDKF; encoded by the coding sequence ATGGACGCGTGGAGAGATTTTAAAGAAGGTAACTGGATTAAAGAAATAGATGTTACTGATTTTATCAAGCAAAACTATACTGAATATTTAGGAGATGAAAGCTTTCTTGCAGGACCAACTGAAGCTACTGTGAAATTATGGGACTCACTTAAAGAAAAATTTAAGGTAGAAAGAGAAAAAGGAATATACGATGCTGAAACTAAAATTCCTTCTCAGATAGATGCTTATGGACCGGGATATATTAACAAAGATTTTGAAAAAATAGTGGGACTTCAGACTGATGCTCCTTTAAAAAGAGCTATCTTTCCTAACGGGGGATTAAGAATGGTTATAAATAGTCTGGAAGCATTCGGTTATAAAATGGATCCCCAGACTGAGGAAGTATTTACAAAATATAGAAAAACACATAATGACGGAGTATTCTCAGCATATACGGATAGTATAAGAAAAGCGAGAAAAACAGGAATTATAACAGGGCTTCCTGATGCTTATGGGAGAGGAAGAATAATAGGGGATTATAGAAGAGTGGCTCTTTATGGAGTGGACAGACTGATTGCGGAAAGAGAAGAAAGATTTGCAAAATGTGATCCGATAGAAATGACGGAAGACCTTATAAGGCTAAGAGAAGAGCTTTTTGAACAGGTGAAAGCTTTAAAAGCTCTGAAAAGAATGGCGGAAGCATATGGATATGATATTTCAAAACCTGCTGAAAATGCTCAGGAGGCTATCCAATGGACTTATTTCGCTTATCTTGCAGCTACTAAGGATCAGAACGGTGCGGCAATGAGTATCGGAAGAGTGTCTACATTCCTTGACATATATATTGAAAGAGATTTGAAAGAAGGAAAAATAACTGAACAGGAAGCACAGGAATTTATGGATCACTTTGTTATGAAGTTAAGACTTATAAGATTCTTGAGAACTCCTGAATATGATGCATTATTTTCCGGAGATCCTGTATGGGTTACAGAATCAATCGGAGGAATGGGAATGGACGGAAGATCCCTTGTAACAAAAAACAGCTTCAGAATTTTACATACATTGTACAATATGGGAACATCTCCTGAACCTAACCTGACTGTATTATGGAGTGAAAGTCTGCCTGAAAACTGGAAAAAATACTGTGCGAAAGTTTCAATAGATACTTCGTCAGTACAATATGAAAATGATGATATAATGAGACCTCAGTTCGGAGATAATTACGGAATAGCATGCTGTGTATCTCCTATGACAATAGGACAGCAAATGCAGTTTTTCGGAGCAAGGGTAAATTTACCTAAAGCATTGCTTTATGCTATAAATGGAGGTAAAGACGAAAAAAGTAAATTACAGGTTACTCCTGAAGGTAAATTTTCTAAGATTGAAGGAGAATATCTGGAATATGATGAAGTTTGGGAAAAATTTGATAAATTGATGGACTGGCTTGCTGAAACTTATGTAAAAGCTTTGAATATCATTCACTATATGCACGATAAATATTCATATGAAGCATTGGAAATGGCATTGCATGATGTGGATATTAAGAGAACACAGGCATTTGGAATAGCAGGACTGTCAATAATAGCAGATTCACTGGCAGCTATTAAATATGGAAAAGTAAAAATAGTAAGAGATGAAGAAGGAGATGCTGTTGATTATATAAATGAAAAAGAATACGTGCCTTTCGGAAATAACGATGACAGAACTGACGAACTGGCAGTTAAAGTTGTAAAAGTATTTATGGATAAAATAAGAAGTCATAAAATGTATAGAGACGCAATACCTACACAATCGGTACTTACTATAACTTCAAATGTGGTATACGGTAAAAAGACAGGAAACACTCCTGATGGAAGAAGAGCCGGAGAACCTTTCGGACCGGGAGCAAATCCTATGCATGGAAGAGATACGAGAGGAGCTGTGGCATCCCTTGCATCAGTTGCAAAATTACCATTTGAAGATGCAAATGACGGTATCTCTTATACATTTGCAATAACACCTGAAACATTAGGAAAAAATGAATTGGAGAAAAAAGAAAATCTTGTGGGATTATTGGACGGATATTTTAACCAGACAGGACATCATTTGAATGTAAATGTATTTGGAAGAGAGTTGCTTGAAGATGCAATGGAAAAACCTGAAAACTATCCTCAACTTACGATAAGAGTTTCAGGATATGCAGTGAACTTTGTAAAACTGACTAAAGAACAACAGTTAGATGTTATTAACAGAACTATATCTGATAAATTCTAG
- a CDS encoding arsenate reductase family protein: MKIYYYPSCSTCKKALKWLDINGIIYEKKHIVEANLTTKEIEDIFKKSGLPIQKLFNTSGRVYKELNLKDKLKDMSEKEKIELLASDGMLLKRPVLVNRVFALIGFKEENYKENLLNRENKI; this comes from the coding sequence ATGAAAATATATTACTATCCATCATGCAGTACATGTAAAAAAGCTTTAAAATGGTTGGATATAAATGGAATTATTTACGAAAAAAAGCACATTGTGGAAGCAAACCTTACAACAAAGGAAATAGAAGATATTTTCAAAAAAAGTGGACTTCCTATCCAAAAATTATTCAATACAAGTGGTAGAGTTTATAAAGAACTGAATTTAAAAGATAAGCTGAAAGATATGTCCGAAAAAGAAAAAATTGAACTTCTTGCATCTGACGGAATGCTATTAAAAAGACCTGTTCTTGTGAATAGAGTATTTGCATTAATAGGATTTAAAGAAGAAAACTATAAAGAAAATCTTTTAAATAGAGAAAATAAAATTTAA
- a CDS encoding patatin family protein has translation MNEKKTGLVLEGGGLRGIFTAGVLDFFLEKNMKFDRCIGVSAGSCHACSYLSGQYKRAYNVSVDYLDDKRYCSIYSLIKTGDLFGADFLYREIPDVLNPIDNETYLKNNIEFQAVITNCRTGKAEYPYINDMRKDVNYIRASSSLPFLSRMVEIKGEVYLDGGISDPIPIRKSIENGNTKNVIIMTRDRNYRKKQSKLGKISAMIYKKYPELVKLMDTRFSRYNETLKYIYEQEKMGNVFIIQPENPLNLGRIEKNKEKLTNVYNKGYKEAEKRYKKLVEYLTK, from the coding sequence ATGAATGAAAAGAAAACAGGATTGGTTCTTGAAGGAGGAGGATTAAGAGGAATCTTTACAGCAGGAGTTCTTGATTTTTTTCTTGAAAAGAACATGAAATTTGATAGATGTATAGGAGTTTCGGCAGGGTCATGCCATGCATGCAGTTATTTGTCGGGACAATATAAAAGAGCGTATAATGTGTCTGTAGACTATTTAGACGACAAAAGATATTGCAGTATTTACAGCTTGATAAAAACAGGGGATTTATTCGGGGCGGATTTTCTTTATAGGGAGATACCCGACGTATTAAATCCTATTGATAATGAAACATATTTAAAAAATAATATTGAATTTCAAGCGGTTATAACAAACTGTCGTACAGGTAAAGCTGAATACCCTTATATAAATGATATGAGAAAAGATGTAAATTATATAAGAGCTTCCAGTTCTTTGCCATTCCTGTCACGAATGGTCGAGATAAAAGGAGAAGTGTATCTTGACGGAGGGATATCCGATCCTATTCCTATAAGAAAATCCATAGAAAACGGAAATACAAAAAACGTAATTATAATGACAAGAGACAGGAATTACAGGAAAAAACAAAGTAAACTTGGGAAAATTTCAGCAATGATATATAAAAAATACCCTGAGCTTGTAAAGCTTATGGACACAAGATTTTCAAGATATAATGAAACTTTGAAATATATATATGAACAGGAAAAAATGGGCAATGTTTTTATTATTCAGCCTGAAAACCCTCTTAATTTAGGAAGAATAGAAAAAAATAAAGAAAAACTTACAAATGTATATAATAAAGGATATAAGGAAGCTGAAAAAAGATATAAGAAACTTGTCGAGTATCTTACAAAATAA
- a CDS encoding DUF6320 domain-containing protein → MYCVKCGVELDDSLEKCPLCETPVMKIRDGEKVNTVYNYEYPVININLYELKIKKVKKAVFLSFFTISVISMLEVFFQNIIVYGELKWGYYAIPSIMIFDLFLFVLLNSHTMRQNLFFIFTGLTVYFLILDYGNKNFSWSLKMGIPIVGTYCFIGFIFSFVWDKHKSDKIKIMNFFLFFVGIFLLILEFIISNKFSWSIWASIPLFVLNVMLRYTYKAYKDEFKKRLHL, encoded by the coding sequence ATGTATTGTGTAAAATGCGGGGTTGAACTGGATGACAGTCTAGAAAAATGCCCGCTTTGTGAAACTCCTGTTATGAAAATCCGAGATGGAGAAAAGGTAAATACAGTTTATAACTATGAATATCCTGTAATTAATATAAACTTATATGAATTGAAAATAAAAAAAGTAAAAAAGGCGGTATTTTTGTCTTTTTTTACAATATCAGTAATATCAATGCTTGAAGTCTTTTTTCAGAATATAATTGTATACGGAGAACTGAAATGGGGATATTATGCTATACCGTCCATTATGATTTTTGATTTATTTTTATTTGTGCTACTTAATTCACATACAATGAGACAAAATCTTTTTTTTATATTTACAGGCCTGACAGTTTATTTTTTAATATTGGATTACGGAAATAAAAATTTTTCATGGAGTTTGAAAATGGGTATTCCCATTGTAGGAACCTATTGTTTTATCGGATTTATATTTTCATTTGTATGGGATAAACATAAATCTGATAAAATAAAAATTATGAATTTTTTCCTGTTTTTTGTGGGAATATTTCTACTTATTCTTGAATTTATAATAAGTAATAAATTTTCATGGTCTATTTGGGCTTCAATACCTTTATTTGTATTGAATGTAATGCTTCGTTATACTTATAAGGCATACAAGGATGAATTTAAAAAAAGGCTTCATTTGTAA
- a CDS encoding alcohol acetyltransferase, whose translation MKNSKEWYKLDAFAKTYSSIISEGRTTCFRLSVLLSEEIDTDLLKKTALFLEQKYPFYNSELKKGIFWNYLQHKRNGFSVELENTYPCTDVKRENPLKIIYFRKKISLEIAHFLTDGIGASDFFIDLIEKYLEMKYFKREVNEREVGNNEETNNLKYKYEMEKSSKNEKISEYSDLYSKYMKRVNKEKTVKHAFHIPLKILEKGQYYVTTGEISIEDIKRESRKYNTTVGKYLLAVYFKILLDKYPQIKKQIVIGVPVDLRKIFSEKTYRNFFINITPSIDPSLGSYTLEEIIKYVNNYFKIKITKKEFYKSIYKAINPMRNIFIKSVPYLIKRIFFPFIFDYYGERGYTTGVSNLGILKLNRKYSKYIKGFRFLPPPSKRCKIKMGIISDESKVYLSFGNLTANHEIEKEYFTYLRRRGIKSKISTNY comes from the coding sequence ATGAAAAACTCAAAGGAATGGTATAAATTAGACGCATTTGCAAAAACGTATTCATCAATAATAAGCGAGGGAAGGACAACATGTTTCCGATTATCAGTTTTATTGTCTGAAGAAATAGATACTGATTTATTGAAAAAAACAGCTTTATTTTTGGAGCAAAAATATCCTTTTTATAATTCCGAATTGAAAAAAGGTATTTTCTGGAATTATCTTCAGCATAAAAGGAATGGCTTTTCAGTAGAACTTGAAAACACATATCCGTGTACAGATGTAAAAAGAGAAAATCCATTGAAAATTATTTATTTCAGAAAAAAAATATCATTGGAAATTGCCCATTTTTTAACTGATGGAATTGGAGCATCAGATTTTTTTATAGATTTGATTGAAAAATATCTGGAAATGAAGTATTTTAAGAGAGAAGTCAATGAGAGAGAAGTTGGAAATAATGAAGAAACTAATAATTTAAAATATAAATACGAAATGGAAAAATCATCAAAAAATGAAAAAATATCTGAATATAGTGATTTATATAGTAAATATATGAAAAGAGTAAATAAGGAAAAAACAGTAAAACATGCATTTCATATTCCCTTGAAAATACTGGAAAAAGGTCAGTATTACGTAACTACAGGAGAAATTTCAATAGAAGATATAAAAAGAGAAAGTCGAAAATATAATACCACTGTTGGAAAATATTTACTGGCGGTTTATTTTAAGATACTTCTTGATAAATATCCTCAAATAAAAAAACAGATCGTTATCGGAGTTCCTGTAGATTTAAGGAAAATTTTTTCCGAAAAAACATATAGGAATTTTTTCATAAATATAACCCCGAGTATTGATCCGAGTTTGGGAAGTTATACCCTTGAAGAGATTATTAAATACGTGAACAATTACTTTAAAATAAAAATAACAAAAAAAGAATTTTATAAAAGTATTTATAAAGCTATAAATCCAATGAGAAATATATTTATAAAATCAGTCCCCTATTTAATAAAAAGAATTTTTTTCCCTTTTATTTTTGATTATTATGGAGAAAGAGGATATACTACAGGAGTTTCTAATTTAGGAATATTGAAATTGAACAGAAAATATTCAAAGTATATAAAAGGATTTAGATTTCTTCCTCCACCGAGTAAACGGTGTAAAATAAAAATGGGAATTATAAGTGATGAAAGTAAAGTTTATCTTTCATTTGGAAACTTAACAGCAAATCATGAAATAGAAAAAGAGTATTTCACTTATTTAAGAAGAAGAGGAATAAAATCCAAAATATCTACAAATTATTAA